A region from the Achromobacter seleniivolatilans genome encodes:
- a CDS encoding dihydrofolate reductase translates to MPASLTLIVAYSTNRVIGRDNALPWKLPGDLAHFKRSTLGHPIIMGRKTWDSLGRPLPGRSNIVISRNPDFHAAGAILAPTLEAAIAACGDVEHAYVIGGAQIYAQALPLARRVLATEVHAQVDGDAFFPLLPAFEWKETARESQAAENGYEYDFVTYERA, encoded by the coding sequence ATGCCCGCCAGCCTTACCCTGATCGTTGCCTATTCCACCAATCGCGTCATTGGACGCGACAACGCCCTGCCCTGGAAGCTTCCGGGCGACCTGGCGCATTTCAAACGCAGCACGCTTGGCCACCCCATCATCATGGGCCGCAAGACCTGGGATTCTCTGGGACGCCCCCTGCCCGGCCGCAGCAATATCGTGATCAGCCGCAATCCGGACTTCCATGCTGCCGGCGCGATCCTTGCTCCTACGCTGGAAGCCGCCATCGCAGCCTGCGGCGATGTAGAACACGCCTATGTGATCGGCGGCGCGCAGATTTATGCGCAGGCCCTGCCCCTGGCGCGCCGCGTGCTGGCAACCGAAGTCCACGCCCAGGTCGATGGCGACGCCTTTTTCCCGCTGTTGCCCGCCTTCGAGTGGAAGGAAACTGCGCGCGAATCGCAAGCCGCTGAAAACGGCTACGAGTACGACTTCGTTACCTACGAACGCGCCTGA